From Toxorhynchites rutilus septentrionalis strain SRP chromosome 2, ASM2978413v1, whole genome shotgun sequence, a single genomic window includes:
- the LOC129765794 gene encoding uncharacterized protein LOC129765794, with amino-acid sequence MNSREYFIVRDVRRTRLNWLIRPYKERIAKIQGIVVKLRNRKYHKCFKTHDAHLPPIANDTRWNGKYLMVVSLLKQRQFFNLLKTSFPETDLTQHWPFIEKFCEAFEPAFILTLKLQKVHCALSEFYTYWLQCQANLDKLKANELAVQLLETFKTRAQKLNNYVHATIISDGDRSTVEIRSIHPCNCSALQDTSDCCSINNSTMIKQLSPLSGLTG; translated from the exons ATGAATTCGAGGGAATACTTTATAGTACGCGATGTGCGGCGCACACGGCTCAATTGGCTCATACGTCCATACAAGGAACGTATCGCGAAGATCCAAGGCATAGTTGTAAAGCTGCGAAACCGTAAATATCATAAATGTTTCAAAACTCACGATGCTCATCTACCTCCTATCGCCAATGATACAAGATGGAATGGAAAGTATCTAATGGTGGTATCCCTACTTAAACAAcggcaatttttcaatttgttgaagACAAGTTTTCCCGAAACAG atcttactCAACACTGGCCATTCATCGAGAAGTTTTGTGAAGCCTTTGAACCTGCTTTCATACTTACGCTTAAACTGCAAAAAGTACATTGTGCATTGTCTGAATTTTACACGTATTGGCTACAGTGCCAAGCAAACCTGGATAAATTAAAAGCCAACGAGCTCGCCGTACAATTGTTAGAGACTTTCAAAACACGAGCTCAAAAACTG aataactacgtccacgcaacaatcatcagcgatggagatcgatccacggtcgaaataagatcgattcatccatgcaactgctctgctctgcaagacacatcggactgctgttctataaataactcaacaatgatcaaacaactgtctccgctgtccggtctaactggataa